In a genomic window of Cucurbita pepo subsp. pepo cultivar mu-cu-16 unplaced genomic scaffold, ASM280686v2 Cp4.1_scaffold005949, whole genome shotgun sequence:
- the LOC111787141 gene encoding probable histone H2AXb encodes MSSTKGGRGKPQATKSVTRSHKAGLQFPVGRIARFLKAGKYAERVGAGAPVYLSAVLEYLAAEVLELAGNAARDNKKNRIVPRHIQLAVRNDEELSKLLGSVTIANGGVLPNIHQT; translated from the exons ATGAGTTCCACCAAGGGCGGTAGAGGAAAGCCGCAAGCCACCAAATCCGTTACACGATCGCATAAAGCCGGCCTCCAGTTCCCCGTCGGTAGAATCGCAAGGTTTCTCAAGGCCGGAAAGTACGCCGAGCGTGTCGGCGCTGGCGCTCCAGTATATTTGTCGGCCGTTCTCGAGTATCTTGCCGCCGAG GTTTTGGAGCTTGCTGGAAATGCTGCTAGAGACAACAAGAAGAATCGTATTGTGCCGAGGCACATCCAACTTGCTGTGAGGAACGATGAGGAGTTGAGTAAGCTTTTAGGATCTGTAACCATTGCTAATGGAGGTGTTTTGCCCAATATTCACCAAACT